The genomic stretch GCGCTCACGCCTTGGGGCACGGCGGTCGCGGCGGACCGCACGTTCACGACGTCCAGCACCGTGACCTACCGCTATGCGCTGTCGGTCAGCGTCGGCGACGGCCGCCACGTGCTCGACGTCCGCCCGGACCCGGCCTGCAGCGGCGGCCCGCCGGCGTGCCAGGAGCTGACGTACAACGGCTCGGCGAGCTCGTCGTTCACCGGCTCGTGGGACGTCGACGTGTTCGTCGACCGCGTGAACGGCGTGGCGCAGCTCACGTTCCCGCGGAGCGGCCTGCCGTTCTACGCGTTCAGCGCGTCGGGGTCGGTCGACCCGATCGACGGCACCGACCGCGGCGGCGCCTTCTCATGCCCCGGCGTGCTGGTCGACCAGTTCAGCGACGGCATGCCGAACGGGTTCGTCCCGTACGGCGCGGGCGCGGACGCCGGCACGCCGGCGCCGGGCGGCCCGCCACAGCCGTACACGACGACCGGCCGCCTGGACGTCCTCATCGGGGCGGGCTCCGCGACCCCGCCGGGCACCGGGTATGCGTGCGGGTCCGGCCGCCCGGCGCAGCTGCACGTCGGCCCGGGCGTCTTCGCCGGCGTCTTCAGCGCCGACTGCACGGCGGATGCGGTCCACGCGATCGAGCTCCCGGCCGACCGTCTCGGCGACGACGTCATCGACCTGACGCAGCCGTTCGCCTACCACGGCTGCTCCGGCGTCGGGATGCCCGGGGTCGCGGCCGGCAGCCTGGACGACGACGTCACCACCGGCACCTACCAGGTCACGCTGACCCGGACGGATTGACCGCGCCCCCAGCGTGGGAAGATCCCGCAGAACACCGACCCGGGAGTGATCGATGGGCTTCGACCAGTACCACGAGCCGCCGGAGGATCTGCCGGCGGCCACGCGCACGTTCGCCCGCATGTGCGCGTCGCTGACCGAGGAGGCCGAGGCGATCGGCTGGTACGCGCAGCGGCTCGCGGTCGAGCCTGACCCGGCCGCGCGCGCGATCATGGAGGACGCCCAGGGCGAGGAGTTCAAGCACTTCGCGATGGATCTCGAGTACCTCCTGCGCCAGACGCCCCGGTGGCGCCAGATCGCCGAGGGCGTGCTCTTCCAGCCCGGCGACATCGTCGCGCACGGCGAGGATGCCGAGGCCGGGTCCGCACCCGACGACGGTGGCGGCGGCGAGGGACCCGGCGACGGCTCGCTCGGGATCGGCAGCCTGCGAGGGGAGGGGTTGTGAGCCATCTGCTGCGCGAGCACGCGCCGATCACGTCAGCCGGGTGGGACGAGATCGACTCAGAGGCCCGCGAACGCCTCGCGCCGAACCTCGCGGCGCGCAAGCTCGTCGACTTCACCGGCCCGCTCGGCTGGGAGCACTCGGCGACGAACCTGGGACGGATCGTGCCGGTCGCCGGCGAGCCGATCGCGGGCGTCGAGGCGGTCCAGCGGCGCGTCCTGCCGCTCGTCGAGCTGCGCGCGCCGTTCACCGTGTCGCGGGCGGAGCTGCGCGACCGCGACCGGGGCGCGGTGGACATCGACCTCGACGCGCTCGACGCCGCGGTGCAGCACCTGGCGATCGCGGAGAACGTGGCGGTGTTCCACGGCCTCGCGAGCGCGGGGATCCAGGGTGTCGCGGAGGCGACGACGCACCCGGACGTCCCGCTCGGCGACGACGACTGGGACCGGTACCCGACCCACGTCGCGCGCGCCGTCGAGATGCTGCTGTCCGTCGGGATCACCGGGCCGTACGGCCTCGCTCTGAGTCCGGACTGCTACACGGGCGTCGTCGAGACCACCGAGCGTGGCGGCTACCCGCTGCTCGACCACCTGCGCAAGATCCTCGGCGGCCCGCTCGTGTGGGCTCCCGGCGTCCGCGGGGCGGTGGTGGTGAGCCTGCGCGGCGGGGACTTCCTGTTCGAGTCCGGGCAGGACCTGTCGGTCGGCTACGACTCGCACGACGCCGACGTCGTGAACCTCTACCTGGAAGAGAGCTTCAGCTTCCGGGTGGCGACGCCGGAGGCCGCGGTCGCGCTGACGATGTGAGCGGAGCCCGCTCCGTGGCGGTCCGCCGCCGCGGAGCGATCTGCTCGCCAGCGGCCACCGGCGGAAGGCTTCCCCACGGATGATCGAGCGATGGCGTCGACGGGCCTGACCGTCGATCGGCTCGACGTCGCCGACGGCGTCGCGGTGCTGCAGCTGCGCGACTGGGGCGAGGACGAGCCGGTCCGCGAGCCCCACCGCCACGACTACCACGAGCTCATCTGGGTGGCGGCGGGCTCGGGCTGCCACCGCATCGATGGCGAGCGCGTGCCGGCCCGTCCCGGCACGGTGATGCTGATCGGCCGCGGCCAGGTGCACGTCTTCGAGGAGGCCCGCGGGCTCGACGCGACCGTCATCCGGTTCCGCGACGAGGTGGTGCTCGAGGGCGCCCCGGGCTGGATGCTCGCCGGGCGCGGCGGTCGCGTCGTCCCGGTCACGGACGCGGACGGCGCGCGGCTGCGCACGCTCGCCGGGATGCTGCGCGCGGAGCTCGAGCGGCCCGCCGACGCCCGCAGCGCGGAGATCGCGCGTCACCTCGTGTCCGTGGCGCTGCTGTGGTTCGAGCGCTGGTACGACGCGACGCGCACCGAGGCGCGCGACGCCGACGACGCGGAGGTCCAGCTGCACCGCCGCTTCGCCCGGCTGCTCGAGACGGACTTCGCCGCCCACCACGACGCGCGCCACTACGCCGACGCGCTCGGCGTGCCGGCCTCCACCCTCTCGCGCGCGCTCACCGATGTCACGGGCCACGGGACGAAGGAGCTCATCCTCGACCGCGTGATGCTCGAGGCGGCGCGCCTGCTGCGCTACACCGAGCGCACCGTCGGCGAGGTCGCCCACCGCGTCGGCTACGGCGACCAGCTCTACTTCTCGCGGGCCTTCAAGCGCCGCTTCGGCGAGTCTCCGCTGGCCTACCGCGCCCTCACGCGCGGAAAGTCCATGCATCGGTGAGGTCGTGCCATTCCCTGGCGAGCCCGCGCGGCGGATCATGTGGTCATGAACCTCGGACCCGCTTCACTGACCATCACGAACCTCGACCGCTCCGTCGCCTTCTACCAGGACGTCATCGGCCTGCAGGTTCACCGCGGCACCGACGCCGGCGCCGTGCTCGGCGCGGGCGCCGCCGACCTGCTCGAGCTCGTCGAGGAGCCGGCCGCCCGCCCCGCGGGCCGTCATGCCGGGCTCTACCACCTCGCCCTGCTGCACGACTCGCGCGAGGAGCTCGCCCGCGCCGTGCAGCGCCTCGTCGTCACCCGCACGCCGATCGACGGCGCCTCCGACCACGGCGTGAGCGAGGCCATCTACCTGCCCGACCCCGATGGCAACGGCCTCGAGCTCTACGCCGACCGCCCCCGCGACCAGTGGCCGCCGCCCGGTCCCGGCGAGCGGGTCGGCATGTACACGCAGCCGCTCGACCTCCAGGCGCTCTATGGGCTGGTCGCCGAGGACGAGCCCGTGCGCCACGCGAGCCCCGGCTTCCGCGTCGGCCACGTCCACCTCCACGTCTCCGACCTCGAGGCGGCCGTCGCCCACTATCAGGACACGCTCGGACTGGAGCTCATGGTCCGCATGCCGAGCGCGGCCTTCCTGTCGTGGGACGGCTACCACCACCACCTCGGCCTGAACACCTGGCGCGGGGTCGGCATCCCGCCCGTCCCGGCCGATGCCGTCGGGCTGCGCCACTTCACGGTCGTCGACCGCGACGGCGAGCCGCGCGAGCTCGCCGACCCGTCCGGCAACCGGGCGCTGGTTCAGGCCTCGTCGCCGGCCAGCCAGGCCATGAGCAGCTTCTCCACCGCCGGGTGATTGAGCAGCGCGAGGTGATCCGCCCCGCCGAGGTGGCGCACGTCGTCGTCGCCGAACCCGGTCCGCCGGCCGCCGCGCCCGCGGCCGTGCGCGGACGGGACGAGCACGAGCGTGTCGCCGAGCACCCGCGCGAGGGCGTGGCGATCGCCGCGCGTCAGCGTGGCGGCGACGGCGTAGTGGCGCGCGCCGTCGTGCAGCGGCGCGTCGAAGCCGGCGCGCAGGTCCTTGATGCCCGAGCTGCGCAGGCCGAGCACGGTCGCGAACGGCGTTGATTCGGGCGCGAGCCGCAGCAGGCGGTCCGCCACGTCGACCGCCTGCTCCAGCGGCGCGCCGTGGTGTGGGGTGCCGAGCGTCACCGTCGTGCGCAGCGCCCTCATCCAGCGGTCTGGGCGCGCGGCGCCGGCGTGGCAGGCCGCGCGGCCAACGAGGCCGCCCATCGAGTGCCCGACGAGGTCGACGCGGCCCACCGTCACCGGCCACGCCGCAGCGAGGCGCTCGAGGAGGCGGGCGAGGCGGCGGCCGTTCTCGGCGATCGGCAGGCCGGTGTTGTAGCGGACGGACACCGGCGTGACGCCGAGGTCGTCGTGCAGGCGCGTGGCGTACGTGCCGCCGCGGCGCGCCGCACGCAGCTTCCACGCGTTCTCGTCCTCGCAGAGCCCGTGGACGAACACGACGATGCGCCCGGTCGCGTCCGGGAACGCCGCGCCCAGGCCGGCCGGTGTGAGCTCGACGTCCTCGCCGTCGTGGCGGATCGCCATCGGCACGGCGAGGGGACTGCACTCCTCCTCGAGCTGGTCGCCCAGGAAGCCGTTGAGCACGGACTGGGCGAGCGCGCCGCGCGGCGTGCCGGACACGCGCCGATCGGCGGCGGTGGCGGCCACGGCGCGGCCGGCCAGATGGGCGCCGCCGCGGACGCCCGAGTACACGGCGCCGGCGACGGCGTCGTGGATGGCGCGGGCCGGACGAGCGCCCGGCGAGCGGAACGACCGGTCGGCGATCGCCTGGTGCACCTCCTCGACGCGCCGCGCGGCACCGGCCAGTCCGCGGCCGGCGAGCGTGGCCAGCGCGGCGGTCTCGGAGTCCACGGGCATGGTGCGATCCCTACACGAATCGGCGCAAGTTCGCCCGCGCGGGTGCGTTGCAGGAGCTGTTCCATCACCGGACGCAGGAGGAGAACCACGTGAAGATGCGCATGAGGGCTGCGATCGTGGCCGCCGCGGGGGTCGCGGCGCTGGCCGCCTCGGCTCCCGCGTTCGCCTGGGCGCCGGCGGCCACCGCCCCGGTCCATCCGGGCGTGCAGACCGACACCGAGGGCGCGCAGTGCACGGCGAACTTCATCTTCCAGGACGCCGGCAACACGTACATCGGGCAGGCGGCGCACTGCTCCGGCACGGGCGCGGCGACCGAGACCGACGGCTGCGACTCCGCGTCGCTGCCGCTCGGCACGAAGGTCACGATCGGCGGCGCGAGCAGGCCCGGGACGCTCGTCTACAACTCGTGGCTGGCGATGCAGTCGGGCGGCGACGCCGATGCCGACACCTG from Capillimicrobium parvum encodes the following:
- a CDS encoding family 1 encapsulin nanocompartment shell protein — translated: MSHLLREHAPITSAGWDEIDSEARERLAPNLAARKLVDFTGPLGWEHSATNLGRIVPVAGEPIAGVEAVQRRVLPLVELRAPFTVSRAELRDRDRGAVDIDLDALDAAVQHLAIAENVAVFHGLASAGIQGVAEATTHPDVPLGDDDWDRYPTHVARAVEMLLSVGITGPYGLALSPDCYTGVVETTERGGYPLLDHLRKILGGPLVWAPGVRGAVVVSLRGGDFLFESGQDLSVGYDSHDADVVNLYLEESFSFRVATPEAAVALTM
- a CDS encoding helix-turn-helix transcriptional regulator, whose translation is MASTGLTVDRLDVADGVAVLQLRDWGEDEPVREPHRHDYHELIWVAAGSGCHRIDGERVPARPGTVMLIGRGQVHVFEEARGLDATVIRFRDEVVLEGAPGWMLAGRGGRVVPVTDADGARLRTLAGMLRAELERPADARSAEIARHLVSVALLWFERWYDATRTEARDADDAEVQLHRRFARLLETDFAAHHDARHYADALGVPASTLSRALTDVTGHGTKELILDRVMLEAARLLRYTERTVGEVAHRVGYGDQLYFSRAFKRRFGESPLAYRALTRGKSMHR
- a CDS encoding VOC family protein, whose translation is MNLGPASLTITNLDRSVAFYQDVIGLQVHRGTDAGAVLGAGAADLLELVEEPAARPAGRHAGLYHLALLHDSREELARAVQRLVVTRTPIDGASDHGVSEAIYLPDPDGNGLELYADRPRDQWPPPGPGERVGMYTQPLDLQALYGLVAEDEPVRHASPGFRVGHVHLHVSDLEAAVAHYQDTLGLELMVRMPSAAFLSWDGYHHHLGLNTWRGVGIPPVPADAVGLRHFTVVDRDGEPRELADPSGNRALVQASSPASQAMSSFSTAG
- a CDS encoding esterase/lipase family protein; translation: MPVDSETAALATLAGRGLAGAARRVEEVHQAIADRSFRSPGARPARAIHDAVAGAVYSGVRGGAHLAGRAVAATAADRRVSGTPRGALAQSVLNGFLGDQLEEECSPLAVPMAIRHDGEDVELTPAGLGAAFPDATGRIVVFVHGLCEDENAWKLRAARRGGTYATRLHDDLGVTPVSVRYNTGLPIAENGRRLARLLERLAAAWPVTVGRVDLVGHSMGGLVGRAACHAGAARPDRWMRALRTTVTLGTPHHGAPLEQAVDVADRLLRLAPESTPFATVLGLRSSGIKDLRAGFDAPLHDGARHYAVAATLTRGDRHALARVLGDTLVLVPSAHGRGRGGRRTGFGDDDVRHLGGADHLALLNHPAVEKLLMAWLAGDEA